The following are encoded in a window of Castanea sativa cultivar Marrone di Chiusa Pesio chromosome 5, ASM4071231v1 genomic DNA:
- the LOC142635951 gene encoding putative leucine-rich repeat receptor-like serine/threonine-protein kinase At3g14840 isoform X4: MDFTHNKLILLLLIIIGVFQVKAQVGRLPADEVQALREIAAQVGKKDWNFGVDPCSNESSWATPRSSLRPLYNNSLICNCSYPSGVCHVINLFLKGQDLVGVLPPSLAKLPYLNTIDFTRNYLSGTIPPEWASTKLEFMSITVNNLSGPIPSYLGNITTLTYMSIESNLFSGTVPPELGNLVNLENLILSANNLTGELPISLTNLTKLTELRISSNNFIGKIPDVFQSWKQLQKLEIQASGLEGPIPSSISVLSNLTELRISDLLGNGSGFPPLNNMTGMNRLDLTFNKLEENVPDLSGLSSLQYMFLTSNLFTGNIPNWITSRDSRYQIDLSYNNFSESSVPPTCTGNQSISFFYSLSFCISSHFFLLLHQLRLLAKCLKNNPCPKEQYSLHINCGGIATTIGNIEFEEDQDPAGVAKFVSVGTSWGLSSSGNFWDVDVTSNQYKATNVSILRMNNSELYTSARLSPLSFTYYARCLANGNYTVKLYFAEIVFRDLRSFYSLGRRIFDVYIQEQLVLKDFNIENAAQGVDKAIVMEYKAIVRNKVLQIRFHWAGKGTTAAPQRGTYGPLISAISVEADFSPPGNSKMKILIGVGTGVSVLFLFFMILVILWWKGYIGSTMSREKELQGLDLQTGFFKYRQIKAATNNFDAANKLGEGGFGTVYKGILLDGSIIAVKKLSSRSKQGNREFVTEIGMISALQHPNLVRLYGCCIEGNQLFLVYEYMENNSLALALFGSGEHQLTLDWPARQNICVGIARGLAFLHEESTLKIVHRDIKTTNVLLDRDLNPKISDFGLAKLDEEENTHISTRVAGTIGYMAPEYALWGYLTYKADVYSFGVVALEIVAGKNNMKYRPNENYVCLLDWALVLQQRGNLMELVDPKLGSEFNKEEAVRMIKVALLCTNPSPALRPNMSAVVSMLNGQTAVHELGMDPSIYGDVLSIRALKEQSGQILQQPMSSNEAGSLIQSSDATWAGSSSISTQDLYSTN; encoded by the exons ATGGACTTCACTCATAATAAGCTCATATTGCTTCTATTGATCATCATCGGAGTCTTCCAAGTCAAAGCACAAGTAGGGCGTCTTCCTGCTGATGAAG TGCAAGCCCTTCGTGAAATAGCCGCACAAGTGGGGAAGAAAGATTGGAATTTTGGAGTAGACCCATGTAGTAATGAATCAAGCTGGGCAACACCACGTTCGAGTTTGAGGCCATTGTACAACAATTCTCTCATTTGCAATTGCTCCTATCCTTCTGGTGTATGTCACGTGATTAATCT CTTTCTTAAAGGGCAAGATCTTGTTGGCGTGCTTCCACCATCCCTGGCGAAGCTACCCTACCTAAATACAAT TGATTTCACTCGAAACTACCTTTCTGGTACAATACCACCTGAATGGGCTTCTACAAAGTTGGAATTCAT GTCCATTACTGTGAACAATTTATCAGGACCAATCCCAAGCTACTTGGGAAACATTACCACACTTACATATAT GAGTATAGAGAGCAATCTATTTTCTGGAACTGTTCCCCCTGAACTTGGGAATTTGGTTAACTTGGAGAATCT CATTCTTAGTGCTAATAATCTCACTGGTGAATTGCCAATTTCTCTCACCAATCTAACCAAATTAACAGAACT TAGGATTAGCAGTAACAACTTCATTGGAAAAATACCTGATGTTTTCCAGAGTTGGAAACAACTTCAGAAATT AGAGATCCAAGCTAGTGGCCTTGAGGGGCCCATTCCTTCTAGCATTTCTGTCTTGAGTAATTTAACTGAGCT AAGGATAAGTGACTTACTTGGTAATGGTTCGGGATTTCCACCCTTGAATAACATGACAGGCATGAACAGATT AGATCTCACCTTCAACAAATTGGAAGAAAATGTTCCAGATTTGAGTGGTCTATCTTCCTTGCAATATAT GTTTCTGACAAGCAACTTGTTCACTGGGAATATTCCAAACTGGATCACTAGCAGAGATAGTCGCTA CCAAATAGATCTTTCATACAATAATTTTTCGGAAAGCTCTGTGCCTCCTACTTGTACAGGAAACCA AagtatttcctttttttattcgCTTTCATTTTGCATAAGCTCACACTTCTTTCTTTTGCTACACCAATTAAGATTACTTGCCAAGTGCCTGAAGAACAATCCTTGTCCAAAAG AACAATATTCATTGCATATAAATTGTGGTGGAATTGCAACCACCATTGGAAACATAGAATTTGAAGAGGATCAAGACCCAGCAGGGGTTGCAAAATTTGTCTCTGTAGGAACTAGTTGGGGACTCAGTAGCAGTGGGAATTTTTGGGATGTTGACGTTACCTCAAATCAATATAAAGCAACTAACGTATCAATACTCAGAATGAACAACTCTGAATTATACACGAGTGCACGGCTCTCTCCTCTTTCTTTCACATATTATGCACGTTGCTTGGCAAATGGAAATTATACAGTGAAACTATACTTTGCAGAGATAGTATTCAGAGATCTAAGATCTTTCTACAGTCTTGGAAGACGGATATTTGATGTATACATCCAG GAACAACTGGTCTTGAAGGATTTTAATATTGAAAATGCTGCTCAAGGTGTTGATAAAGCAATAGTTATGGAATATAAAGCAATTGTGAGGAACAAAGTTCTACAGATACGCTTTCATTGGGCTGGGAAAGGGACCACAGCTGCGCCACAGAGAGGAACATATGGTCCTCTCATATCAGCAATCTCTGTGGAAGCTG ATTTTAGTCCACCTGGAAATAGCAAGATGAAGATATTAATTGGAGTTGGAACTGGAGTATCAGTTTTATTCCTCTTCTTTATGATTTTAGTCATTCTATGGTGGAAAGGCTACATAGGAAGCACGATGTCAAGAGAAAAAG agctgcaAGGATTAGATCTGCAAACTGGTTTTTTCAAATACAGGCAAATCAAAGCTGCCACCAACAACTTTGATGCTGCAAACAAGCTTGGGGAAGGTGGTTTTGGAACTGTATACAAG GGTATTCTGTTAGATGGTAGTATAATTGCTGTTAAGAAACTTTCTTCAAGATCAAAACAAGGAAATCGTGAATTTGTGACTGAAATAGGCATGATATCTGCATTACAGCACCCAAATCTTGTTAGACTGTATGGATGTTGTATTGAAGGAAATCAACTATTCTTGGTATATGAATACATGGAAAACAATAGCTTGGCACTTGCTTTGTTCG GTTCAGGTGAACACCAATTGACATTGGACTGGCCTGCGAGGCAGAATATTTGTGTTGGCATAGCAAGAGGTCTGGCTTTCTTGCATGAGGAATCGACATTAAAAATTGTTCATAGAGACATCAAAACCACCAATGTGCTACTGGATAGGGACCTTAACCCAAAGATTTCTGACTTTGGTTTGGCCAAGCTTGATGAAGAGGAAAACACCCATATCAGCACCCGAGTTGCTGGAACGAT AGGATACATGGCACCGGAATATGCATTATGGGGTTATTTAACCTATAAAGCAGATGTATACAGTTTTGGGGTCGTTGCATTGGAAATTGTAGCTGGGAAGAATAACATGAAATATCGACCAAATGAGAATTATGTTTGCCTTCTAGATTGG GCCCTTGTTTTGCAACAAAGGGGTAATCTAATGGAGCTGGTGGATCCAAAGTTGGGATCAGAGTTCAATAAGGAAGAGGCAGTTAGAATGATAAAAGTAGCACTCTTATGTACTAATCCATCACCAGCACTTAGACCCAACATGTCTGCAGTAGTAAGCATGCTTAACGGCCAAACAGCTGTTCATGAACTTGGCATGGATCCAAGTATATATGGCGATGTATTGAGCATTAGAGCATTAAAAGAACAGTCTGGTCAGATCCTACAACAACCGATGAGCTCAAATGAAGCTGGGAGCCTTATTCAATCATCAGATGCAACATGGGCTGGATCTTCTTCTATATCCACTCAGGATCTCTATTCAACAAATTGA
- the LOC142635951 gene encoding putative leucine-rich repeat receptor-like serine/threonine-protein kinase At3g14840 isoform X1 — protein sequence MDFTHNKLILLLLIIIGVFQVKAQVGRLPADEVQALREIAAQVGKKDWNFGVDPCSNESSWATPRSSLRPLYNNSLICNCSYPSGVCHVINLFLKGQDLVGVLPPSLAKLPYLNTIDFTRNYLSGTIPPEWASTKLEFMSITVNNLSGPIPSYLGNITTLTYMSIESNLFSGTVPPELGNLVNLENLILSANNLTGELPISLTNLTKLTELRISSNNFIGKIPDVFQSWKQLQKLEIQASGLEGPIPSSISVLSNLTELRISDLLGNGSGFPPLNNMTGMNRLMLRSCNLSGPIPAYISQMTKLQTLDLTFNKLEENVPDLSGLSSLQYMFLTSNLFTGNIPNWITSRDSRYQIDLSYNNFSESSVPPTCTGNQSISFFYSLSFCISSHFFLLLHQLRLLAKCLKNNPCPKEQYSLHINCGGIATTIGNIEFEEDQDPAGVAKFVSVGTSWGLSSSGNFWDVDVTSNQYKATNVSILRMNNSELYTSARLSPLSFTYYARCLANGNYTVKLYFAEIVFRDLRSFYSLGRRIFDVYIQEQLVLKDFNIENAAQGVDKAIVMEYKAIVRNKVLQIRFHWAGKGTTAAPQRGTYGPLISAISVEADFSPPGNSKMKILIGVGTGVSVLFLFFMILVILWWKGYIGSTMSREKELQGLDLQTGFFKYRQIKAATNNFDAANKLGEGGFGTVYKGILLDGSIIAVKKLSSRSKQGNREFVTEIGMISALQHPNLVRLYGCCIEGNQLFLVYEYMENNSLALALFGSGEHQLTLDWPARQNICVGIARGLAFLHEESTLKIVHRDIKTTNVLLDRDLNPKISDFGLAKLDEEENTHISTRVAGTIGYMAPEYALWGYLTYKADVYSFGVVALEIVAGKNNMKYRPNENYVCLLDWALVLQQRGNLMELVDPKLGSEFNKEEAVRMIKVALLCTNPSPALRPNMSAVVSMLNGQTAVHELGMDPSIYGDVLSIRALKEQSGQILQQPMSSNEAGSLIQSSDATWAGSSSISTQDLYSTN from the exons ATGGACTTCACTCATAATAAGCTCATATTGCTTCTATTGATCATCATCGGAGTCTTCCAAGTCAAAGCACAAGTAGGGCGTCTTCCTGCTGATGAAG TGCAAGCCCTTCGTGAAATAGCCGCACAAGTGGGGAAGAAAGATTGGAATTTTGGAGTAGACCCATGTAGTAATGAATCAAGCTGGGCAACACCACGTTCGAGTTTGAGGCCATTGTACAACAATTCTCTCATTTGCAATTGCTCCTATCCTTCTGGTGTATGTCACGTGATTAATCT CTTTCTTAAAGGGCAAGATCTTGTTGGCGTGCTTCCACCATCCCTGGCGAAGCTACCCTACCTAAATACAAT TGATTTCACTCGAAACTACCTTTCTGGTACAATACCACCTGAATGGGCTTCTACAAAGTTGGAATTCAT GTCCATTACTGTGAACAATTTATCAGGACCAATCCCAAGCTACTTGGGAAACATTACCACACTTACATATAT GAGTATAGAGAGCAATCTATTTTCTGGAACTGTTCCCCCTGAACTTGGGAATTTGGTTAACTTGGAGAATCT CATTCTTAGTGCTAATAATCTCACTGGTGAATTGCCAATTTCTCTCACCAATCTAACCAAATTAACAGAACT TAGGATTAGCAGTAACAACTTCATTGGAAAAATACCTGATGTTTTCCAGAGTTGGAAACAACTTCAGAAATT AGAGATCCAAGCTAGTGGCCTTGAGGGGCCCATTCCTTCTAGCATTTCTGTCTTGAGTAATTTAACTGAGCT AAGGATAAGTGACTTACTTGGTAATGGTTCGGGATTTCCACCCTTGAATAACATGACAGGCATGAACAGATT GATGTTGAGGAGCTGCAATCTCTCTGGACCTATCCCAGCATACATTTCACAAATGACTAAACTTCAAACTTT AGATCTCACCTTCAACAAATTGGAAGAAAATGTTCCAGATTTGAGTGGTCTATCTTCCTTGCAATATAT GTTTCTGACAAGCAACTTGTTCACTGGGAATATTCCAAACTGGATCACTAGCAGAGATAGTCGCTA CCAAATAGATCTTTCATACAATAATTTTTCGGAAAGCTCTGTGCCTCCTACTTGTACAGGAAACCA AagtatttcctttttttattcgCTTTCATTTTGCATAAGCTCACACTTCTTTCTTTTGCTACACCAATTAAGATTACTTGCCAAGTGCCTGAAGAACAATCCTTGTCCAAAAG AACAATATTCATTGCATATAAATTGTGGTGGAATTGCAACCACCATTGGAAACATAGAATTTGAAGAGGATCAAGACCCAGCAGGGGTTGCAAAATTTGTCTCTGTAGGAACTAGTTGGGGACTCAGTAGCAGTGGGAATTTTTGGGATGTTGACGTTACCTCAAATCAATATAAAGCAACTAACGTATCAATACTCAGAATGAACAACTCTGAATTATACACGAGTGCACGGCTCTCTCCTCTTTCTTTCACATATTATGCACGTTGCTTGGCAAATGGAAATTATACAGTGAAACTATACTTTGCAGAGATAGTATTCAGAGATCTAAGATCTTTCTACAGTCTTGGAAGACGGATATTTGATGTATACATCCAG GAACAACTGGTCTTGAAGGATTTTAATATTGAAAATGCTGCTCAAGGTGTTGATAAAGCAATAGTTATGGAATATAAAGCAATTGTGAGGAACAAAGTTCTACAGATACGCTTTCATTGGGCTGGGAAAGGGACCACAGCTGCGCCACAGAGAGGAACATATGGTCCTCTCATATCAGCAATCTCTGTGGAAGCTG ATTTTAGTCCACCTGGAAATAGCAAGATGAAGATATTAATTGGAGTTGGAACTGGAGTATCAGTTTTATTCCTCTTCTTTATGATTTTAGTCATTCTATGGTGGAAAGGCTACATAGGAAGCACGATGTCAAGAGAAAAAG agctgcaAGGATTAGATCTGCAAACTGGTTTTTTCAAATACAGGCAAATCAAAGCTGCCACCAACAACTTTGATGCTGCAAACAAGCTTGGGGAAGGTGGTTTTGGAACTGTATACAAG GGTATTCTGTTAGATGGTAGTATAATTGCTGTTAAGAAACTTTCTTCAAGATCAAAACAAGGAAATCGTGAATTTGTGACTGAAATAGGCATGATATCTGCATTACAGCACCCAAATCTTGTTAGACTGTATGGATGTTGTATTGAAGGAAATCAACTATTCTTGGTATATGAATACATGGAAAACAATAGCTTGGCACTTGCTTTGTTCG GTTCAGGTGAACACCAATTGACATTGGACTGGCCTGCGAGGCAGAATATTTGTGTTGGCATAGCAAGAGGTCTGGCTTTCTTGCATGAGGAATCGACATTAAAAATTGTTCATAGAGACATCAAAACCACCAATGTGCTACTGGATAGGGACCTTAACCCAAAGATTTCTGACTTTGGTTTGGCCAAGCTTGATGAAGAGGAAAACACCCATATCAGCACCCGAGTTGCTGGAACGAT AGGATACATGGCACCGGAATATGCATTATGGGGTTATTTAACCTATAAAGCAGATGTATACAGTTTTGGGGTCGTTGCATTGGAAATTGTAGCTGGGAAGAATAACATGAAATATCGACCAAATGAGAATTATGTTTGCCTTCTAGATTGG GCCCTTGTTTTGCAACAAAGGGGTAATCTAATGGAGCTGGTGGATCCAAAGTTGGGATCAGAGTTCAATAAGGAAGAGGCAGTTAGAATGATAAAAGTAGCACTCTTATGTACTAATCCATCACCAGCACTTAGACCCAACATGTCTGCAGTAGTAAGCATGCTTAACGGCCAAACAGCTGTTCATGAACTTGGCATGGATCCAAGTATATATGGCGATGTATTGAGCATTAGAGCATTAAAAGAACAGTCTGGTCAGATCCTACAACAACCGATGAGCTCAAATGAAGCTGGGAGCCTTATTCAATCATCAGATGCAACATGGGCTGGATCTTCTTCTATATCCACTCAGGATCTCTATTCAACAAATTGA
- the LOC142635951 gene encoding putative leucine-rich repeat receptor-like serine/threonine-protein kinase At3g14840 isoform X5 — MDFTHNKLILLLLIIIGVFQVKAQVGRLPADEVQALREIAAQVGKKDWNFGVDPCSNESSWATPRSSLRPLYNNSLICNCSYPSGVCHVINLFLKGQDLVGVLPPSLAKLPYLNTIDFTRNYLSGTIPPEWASTKLEFMSITVNNLSGPIPSYLGNITTLTYMSIESNLFSGTVPPELGNLVNLENLILSANNLTGELPISLTNLTKLTELRISSNNFIGKIPDVFQSWKQLQKLEIQASGLEGPIPSSISVLSNLTELRISDLLGNGSGFPPLNNMTGMNRLMLRSCNLSGPIPAYISQMTKLQTLDLTFNKLEENVPDLSGLSSLQYIQIDLSYNNFSESSVPPTCTGNQNFFQSFSGQDNSLLAKCLKNNPCPKEQYSLHINCGGIATTIGNIEFEEDQDPAGVAKFVSVGTSWGLSSSGNFWDVDVTSNQYKATNVSILRMNNSELYTSARLSPLSFTYYARCLANGNYTVKLYFAEIVFRDLRSFYSLGRRIFDVYIQEQLVLKDFNIENAAQGVDKAIVMEYKAIVRNKVLQIRFHWAGKGTTAAPQRGTYGPLISAISVEADFSPPGNSKMKILIGVGTGVSVLFLFFMILVILWWKGYIGSTMSREKELQGLDLQTGFFKYRQIKAATNNFDAANKLGEGGFGTVYKGILLDGSIIAVKKLSSRSKQGNREFVTEIGMISALQHPNLVRLYGCCIEGNQLFLVYEYMENNSLALALFGSGEHQLTLDWPARQNICVGIARGLAFLHEESTLKIVHRDIKTTNVLLDRDLNPKISDFGLAKLDEEENTHISTRVAGTIGYMAPEYALWGYLTYKADVYSFGVVALEIVAGKNNMKYRPNENYVCLLDWALVLQQRGNLMELVDPKLGSEFNKEEAVRMIKVALLCTNPSPALRPNMSAVVSMLNGQTAVHELGMDPSIYGDVLSIRALKEQSGQILQQPMSSNEAGSLIQSSDATWAGSSSISTQDLYSTN; from the exons ATGGACTTCACTCATAATAAGCTCATATTGCTTCTATTGATCATCATCGGAGTCTTCCAAGTCAAAGCACAAGTAGGGCGTCTTCCTGCTGATGAAG TGCAAGCCCTTCGTGAAATAGCCGCACAAGTGGGGAAGAAAGATTGGAATTTTGGAGTAGACCCATGTAGTAATGAATCAAGCTGGGCAACACCACGTTCGAGTTTGAGGCCATTGTACAACAATTCTCTCATTTGCAATTGCTCCTATCCTTCTGGTGTATGTCACGTGATTAATCT CTTTCTTAAAGGGCAAGATCTTGTTGGCGTGCTTCCACCATCCCTGGCGAAGCTACCCTACCTAAATACAAT TGATTTCACTCGAAACTACCTTTCTGGTACAATACCACCTGAATGGGCTTCTACAAAGTTGGAATTCAT GTCCATTACTGTGAACAATTTATCAGGACCAATCCCAAGCTACTTGGGAAACATTACCACACTTACATATAT GAGTATAGAGAGCAATCTATTTTCTGGAACTGTTCCCCCTGAACTTGGGAATTTGGTTAACTTGGAGAATCT CATTCTTAGTGCTAATAATCTCACTGGTGAATTGCCAATTTCTCTCACCAATCTAACCAAATTAACAGAACT TAGGATTAGCAGTAACAACTTCATTGGAAAAATACCTGATGTTTTCCAGAGTTGGAAACAACTTCAGAAATT AGAGATCCAAGCTAGTGGCCTTGAGGGGCCCATTCCTTCTAGCATTTCTGTCTTGAGTAATTTAACTGAGCT AAGGATAAGTGACTTACTTGGTAATGGTTCGGGATTTCCACCCTTGAATAACATGACAGGCATGAACAGATT GATGTTGAGGAGCTGCAATCTCTCTGGACCTATCCCAGCATACATTTCACAAATGACTAAACTTCAAACTTT AGATCTCACCTTCAACAAATTGGAAGAAAATGTTCCAGATTTGAGTGGTCTATCTTCCTTGCAATATAT CCAAATAGATCTTTCATACAATAATTTTTCGGAAAGCTCTGTGCCTCCTACTTGTACAGGAAACCA aaatttttttcagaGCTTTTCTGGACAGGACAACTC ATTACTTGCCAAGTGCCTGAAGAACAATCCTTGTCCAAAAG AACAATATTCATTGCATATAAATTGTGGTGGAATTGCAACCACCATTGGAAACATAGAATTTGAAGAGGATCAAGACCCAGCAGGGGTTGCAAAATTTGTCTCTGTAGGAACTAGTTGGGGACTCAGTAGCAGTGGGAATTTTTGGGATGTTGACGTTACCTCAAATCAATATAAAGCAACTAACGTATCAATACTCAGAATGAACAACTCTGAATTATACACGAGTGCACGGCTCTCTCCTCTTTCTTTCACATATTATGCACGTTGCTTGGCAAATGGAAATTATACAGTGAAACTATACTTTGCAGAGATAGTATTCAGAGATCTAAGATCTTTCTACAGTCTTGGAAGACGGATATTTGATGTATACATCCAG GAACAACTGGTCTTGAAGGATTTTAATATTGAAAATGCTGCTCAAGGTGTTGATAAAGCAATAGTTATGGAATATAAAGCAATTGTGAGGAACAAAGTTCTACAGATACGCTTTCATTGGGCTGGGAAAGGGACCACAGCTGCGCCACAGAGAGGAACATATGGTCCTCTCATATCAGCAATCTCTGTGGAAGCTG ATTTTAGTCCACCTGGAAATAGCAAGATGAAGATATTAATTGGAGTTGGAACTGGAGTATCAGTTTTATTCCTCTTCTTTATGATTTTAGTCATTCTATGGTGGAAAGGCTACATAGGAAGCACGATGTCAAGAGAAAAAG agctgcaAGGATTAGATCTGCAAACTGGTTTTTTCAAATACAGGCAAATCAAAGCTGCCACCAACAACTTTGATGCTGCAAACAAGCTTGGGGAAGGTGGTTTTGGAACTGTATACAAG GGTATTCTGTTAGATGGTAGTATAATTGCTGTTAAGAAACTTTCTTCAAGATCAAAACAAGGAAATCGTGAATTTGTGACTGAAATAGGCATGATATCTGCATTACAGCACCCAAATCTTGTTAGACTGTATGGATGTTGTATTGAAGGAAATCAACTATTCTTGGTATATGAATACATGGAAAACAATAGCTTGGCACTTGCTTTGTTCG GTTCAGGTGAACACCAATTGACATTGGACTGGCCTGCGAGGCAGAATATTTGTGTTGGCATAGCAAGAGGTCTGGCTTTCTTGCATGAGGAATCGACATTAAAAATTGTTCATAGAGACATCAAAACCACCAATGTGCTACTGGATAGGGACCTTAACCCAAAGATTTCTGACTTTGGTTTGGCCAAGCTTGATGAAGAGGAAAACACCCATATCAGCACCCGAGTTGCTGGAACGAT AGGATACATGGCACCGGAATATGCATTATGGGGTTATTTAACCTATAAAGCAGATGTATACAGTTTTGGGGTCGTTGCATTGGAAATTGTAGCTGGGAAGAATAACATGAAATATCGACCAAATGAGAATTATGTTTGCCTTCTAGATTGG GCCCTTGTTTTGCAACAAAGGGGTAATCTAATGGAGCTGGTGGATCCAAAGTTGGGATCAGAGTTCAATAAGGAAGAGGCAGTTAGAATGATAAAAGTAGCACTCTTATGTACTAATCCATCACCAGCACTTAGACCCAACATGTCTGCAGTAGTAAGCATGCTTAACGGCCAAACAGCTGTTCATGAACTTGGCATGGATCCAAGTATATATGGCGATGTATTGAGCATTAGAGCATTAAAAGAACAGTCTGGTCAGATCCTACAACAACCGATGAGCTCAAATGAAGCTGGGAGCCTTATTCAATCATCAGATGCAACATGGGCTGGATCTTCTTCTATATCCACTCAGGATCTCTATTCAACAAATTGA